The region GCACCGTGCACCAAGCACCTCTGAcgctgcaggaaaaataaaatcagatggGATAGGGAAGATGACTCATTGGAGGGTACCTCATGTACCTTTGTGACCACATCTGTGGTCTCGAGCTGCACTTCATGTACCATCAGGTGACTGTAGTGCCTAGAATTTACTGTTCAGCTTCATTTAGTGTTTTATAATCTGAGTTTTATTTAACAGCCTTGTCTTGATTCAAACTCCAGTGATATTGTGGGGTGCTGTTTTACTGTTCTGTTGCAATTATGTGCTAAGACTCATTCCTGGAAGGCTTAGTCTTTTTAGTTCTGAGTTAAAATGTTTAACAAGCAAACCTCAGTTCTTTCTAGATCAAAATGGAGTGATAGTTTGTGGAGTTTTGAGGAATAGTAATATAAAGCTTATGAGTAAAAGAAATGTATCAGTCATGCGTATTTTCACGCTTCTTGTGCAAATAGGTGGATTTCGATGCTCCTTTGGGGTACAAAGAACCAGAAAGAAGTGCACAACACGAGGAGACCACAGTAGGTTAagcttctgttctttaaaaatgtattccctAGAAGTCAGCCTTGCTTGTGATGGAGCAGTGAGCACcaacataaattttttttcccaaaacaatttCTTAAGACTAAACTTCACTTACCAGACGCTTTTGCTTGTGTTACTTAGGAGATAGTTGTTTGTCCACTGTTGATTTTGGAAagggatttttctgaagttttgtttgGTCAGAAGTATGTGGAACTCTTTTCATGTGTTCTGCATATCACAACATGAACACAATGAACCAActtgtttttcccctcacagGATGTTGAAGCAGACCATAGTGGTTATGTGAGTGACATAGGATTTCGTGTAAGTCCCCTATTTCTGCTGGTTTCTCAATGTTGTAGAATGGTGAGGGAAGGTTGTGCCAAACAACTGCAAAACACTAGTACCTGTTCTTAGAGGTGCTTGTTGTTTGACGGGCAAGTATCTGCAAATGTTTTGTGGTGCTTACAGCCAGTAACAGCGTGACTTGCTGTCCTTAAAAGGGCAGCCTATAAATGGGAGATGGAAACGTACTCCTGTACCCAGGGTTCATCAGCTCATATGTACCAAAAAGGAACATGCTGAATcaaatcattaaataaaaatgatagTAAGACTTTACAGAATATAGTATCCCTGTGCAGTGGGCTTTCAAATACCAGATACGGTTACGTTAAAACTCGTTGTGTATACATAGGCATTCTCTGGTTCTGGGAACAGATTGGATGGCAAGAAGAAAGGTGTTGAGCCTAGTCCATCGCCAATTAAACCAGGAGACATTCGAAGGTATGTCTGTTTCATTCAGTTGTCGGCACCTGAAGGATCAGTGTTTGAGCggaggttttggtggttttttttggttgttttttttttttttttttttttcctgctcctgcaATATAAAGAAGCTAATTTCCTCGTAAGtttgcatttagaaaacaaatagtCTAATCTTCTAAACTGACTGTGAGGTCCCTGACTACTGAAGATGCAGATCCTAAGTTAATTGTTGCCAAAACTCACTCGCTCAACTCTGGTTCTATAGAAGACAagcggggagaggcagcaggcCTAGATGGGGCTGGTGGGCTGGATTGAGTGATGCACAGAGCAGAACCCTGCCAATTTTCTAGAGTGAAGTTTAGCATAAAGTGAAGTCTTTTTTTGAGTTGGGTGGATAACCAAAGCCAAGCCatgtgtgggtttgggtttgtttttttgttggttttttttttttttccttagaaggaAATTTAGAAAATTCGGACTTAGTGGAAGTATGCAGGGATGTGGTTCCTGGGTGTTCTGTCATTTACGCCTGTCACAAAACAACTTGAACCCTTGTGGAAAAGCATGTCCATGGCCCTGTGGAAACCACAAGTGTGGTTTTGTGGAAACGTGCCCACAGGCAAGGTCCTACAGCAGCTCCGGTATCTGATTATTTACTTCATGCAGTGTATGCCTACCTTCAGCAAACAATTCAGTGGTTTAACTCTAGAATTATTTGGTAATGAAAATTTGCAGGCAGTGTAGGTATGATACTGACAGACATCGAATAGGTCTCACTGTGTTCAATTGGATGGTAGGTATAAAACttctttcataatatttttatgcttcttttccaGAGGAATACCCAACTATGACTTCAAGATTGGTAGAATCACGTTCATTAGAAACTCACGTCCGCTAGTTAAGAAAGTCGAGGAGGTAAATGAAGTTGGATCCTTCCCAGTTTTGCACAGAATTAGAACATTAGAACTGCTGTCCAAGTTTGTGGTTCCTCTCTCCATACTTGATTTTTCACAGCGCACTTTTGTTAAAAAGTGGTTTGAGTTAGGTGAAAGCAACCTCCGATGTCCTTGCTTGTTGGTGTAAAAAGGTTGGCCTGATGCAAGTTCAATAAGCCAGTATAAGCATACTTGTTTCAGTTGGCTGAAGGTCACAGAAAtgctcatattttatttttgggaAGAAAGTGGTTTTTATGTAGGTTAAGGATGTGAAATGCCTGCAGTCAGTTGCTGCTCTGATGGAATGTTCTTTCTAACGATGGTTCAGCTTTCATTGTGCACAAGCAGCGAGCAAAGAGGTAAcagccttttttccctctttcctttttccaggaTGAATCTGGAAGCCGGTTTATTGCCTTTTCAGGAGAAGGCCAGTCTCTGcgcaaaaagggaagaaaaccctAAGTTGTGGTACCTTTAGTCAgttaggaggaaaataaaataaccattGCAGCATATTGGATCTTAGTTACTGCAGTTAGAGGAGAGAGCGTTTTGCAACACAGGAACGCTTTTACTGGTTTTGGTTTCATGTTTAAAACCGGAGCTGTCAGACTGTCTTGATTTTCAGTTGAAAATTAAGTTCTGGGAATTCTGAGAGAGTCTTTTGTATGTGTTGTAAAGAGGGAAAGTATATCTCTGATAAACCTGGGAAGGAAAAGCGACAAGGCCTACCCTACGAGGCCGGGTTCTTAGACTGCATCCGCCCCCTTGTCTCCTGAGTGATGCTGCTCTCGCATTGCTCCGTGCTTggtattttcctccctctctctctatTTTGCCACAATTCCGGGTAAGCTTTTTGGTGTGGCGCAAACGAAGGCTTACGCTTCGGTGTTCAGGGCTTTGCGCGGGGATCTCCTCCGTCTTAGCTTCGGGCGCTGGGTTATAAATCCTCCTAAGCAACCCCCCTGTAActgctttttatatttataattaataaCATGCCTTTTAGTAGTTCAGAGCCAGTAACGTACTGTAGCAATCTGACGGCACGTGTAGGGAGAGGCGAGACCCAGCTtctctgcctggggctggggagggagtaCAAAGCTCCGGCGTCCTGCGCCGGGGGTAGCGGTGTCGGTGGTAACCCGTGCGTCCTTCCCGGCGTGCGGTTACCGAGCCTTTACGTGGGTAACCGGGTGAAACCCCTGCGTCCCTCCCGAAAGGCCGGGaacggctccccgccgccccgcctgcGGCCGGGCTCTGCTCACGGGGGAacgcgccggggccgcggctcccgggccgggggggcggggccgccgccgtcACGTgctggggggagccccggcccgcAGGCGGCCATTGGCTGGcaggcccgggggcggggcgacGAGGCGGCCGGTTTGTGCCGCCCCTCGCCATTGGCCGGACCGGCGGGTCTTCCCCGCAAAGCGCGGCGGGGATTGGTGGCGGGGCGGCGGCCTTCGGCCGGGGCAGCATGGCGGGCGGCGAGGGCTGGcgggtgagcggggcgggggggggcgccggggcggcggcggcggggggcggggggcggctcaCCCCGGCTCAGCCCGGCCTCTTTGtccgcccgcagccgccgcggtCGTGCGAGGACTACTGGTGGGAGTGGAAGCACTGCCGCGGGCTGCGGCACGCCTTCCACCACTACTACGCGCACGGGGAGATGCCGGCCTGCGGCCGCTGGCGGGACGACTACGAGGCCTGCCGCGCCTGGGagagcggccgcgccgccgccgcgcaggtaccgcccgcgcccccgcctgCCCCTTCCCGCCTCGGGACCGAGCGGCAGCTGGTAGCGGCGGTCGCCGTCCCGCCCGGGCCCCCGCGGGCAGCCCGGAGCTCTGCGGGCCGGTGCTTGCGGGAGGGACCCGGCAGCCGCCCGGGGCGAGCGGTGTCGGCGGGCGCGCAACGGGGAGGGGCTGGGCAACCGGGCGGCTGCTCGGGGCGGAGGGGGGTAAGGTGGGCTTAACAGCCAGCGGGAGCATTTCAGCGGCGTTCTGCGGGAAGAGCTCTGGGTTTCAGTTACTCCAGTGTTCCCTTCCTAACGGGAAAAGCTGCCGCGTCGCAGGCAAAAAGGATTCCCGGGGCGTCCGGAAGCGCTCCCGGCTACAGCCCGGCGCACGCCGGCAGCCCTGCAGCGCGGCTGCAGCGTACCGCGTCCCTTCCGCCGCCTGGCAGAGCTGCGGGCGGGAGGCAGCCCACCTCGTAACGGGGAGTCGGGGGCGACATGTAAATGCCACCTCGTTAAAAGCTTCTGTCCCGGCTTACGTACATAGCGCTGGGCAGTTCTGCTTAAGCATGATAAACTTCTGTTCCTCGCTTTCTCACGTAGGCACAGCAGGAAATAAGCTCTGTAAGAGTGGAACATCCAACACTATcgtggtaatattttttttcctgtgtttcaggaaGCTTTGTGCAAGAGTGAAAGAGCTCGAGttatggaaaagcagaaatatgctCCGGTGTGGACGCTCAGGAAGAGCCCACCGCCTGACTGGTATCTTCCCCTTGACCAAGACAAACCAAATTAGCAAGGCTCTCTTGCTGTGTTTGGTCAGTAACGTAATACACGATGCAGAactatgctggttttttttccttccatgtcaTCTTGAAGTGATACAACTGTAGCTGTGCCCCACCAATACTTTAGCACTCATGCAAAAATACCAAGAGTTTATTTAAACACCCAGTATTTTTTAATGGGAGAACTGAGGTGTGTAATTTGATTCTGGTCTCTTACTACTCTGTCTTACACTTTAGGATTTCATCTCAGCAAGCAACTCCTAAATTAGCACATATATGATCTAGCTCCTCCTGCTCGACGAGGACATCTTCCCCCACCAGCCGGTgttgcatccccccccccccccccaggcctgccAGCTGGGAGAACAAAAGCAAGCTGGGACTCCTCCCTGCCCGTTCAGGACAATCGCGACCACGGGCATTTCAAAGGCACTTCCCAGAGTCGCTGTTGTCGTGGGTTAAGAGCTTCTCACCTGGTGGGGGATGGTACTGCAGACCCTGGAactgcagccctgccccgctgTGGAACTGCTCCCGCATGGTGGTGTGTGTTGATGGCAGTATTCAAAATTACtacaaaaataaaggtttaaatGACTGAAGAGAGATCTGTTTTGTTTTAGGGCAAACCCTTAGAAACTTAGTTACAATGCTTACATGGCAATATAAAAAAAACACTACTTAATTGTGGCTTTGTCAcagtgtttttcatctgttttcccTCTTACGTGGAGAAGTACTTCACTGAAGTCTGAAAAGAAAGGCAGTAAACAGTCAGCTGCTACCTCCCTTGCAGTGCAGACTGGGATGTGATGACTGTGACATTCTTTTCTCATAGCGTAGGAATCTTCCAGGTTATGGTttatgcagaacaaaaaaaaaaatgctgcttgggAGGGTACGGAGGGATGAGAGATATAAGCCCAGAAAGATAAAATACTCTGTAAAATACGTCTTGTTCTAGCATGGCACAAGGGTAAGGCAGTGTAGTTTTGTTGGGTGTCTTACCACCTAGGTGgccatttaaaaaacccaaacaaacaaatacttcATTAATACGGTTTTTTTACAGTCACACAAGTACAGTATTTTAACCTGCAGAAGGAACTGTTTATTCTTATTCCATTCTTTCCTCCTTCAGTCGCCCGAGTAGCTCACGCCAGATGAACAACAAACTCCTCCATCACTGCGTATACACTTTGGTGATGTCGATGCATTTTCCTTCAGGAGGATCGTAACCGGGAAGTGGTGGGGTATAATTAGGTCCGTCTCTCTCAAAGGGGAAAAGCCCCTCATCTCGTCTGATCGCGGCCTGATACAGCTCCTCGGATTCAAGGCGCAGTTCCTTTAGTGCCTCTTGCTGAGCTTCTACAAGGGTCtgaattgctttcttttctgccttatctTGTTTCTGCTTAAACACACACCACTTTTTCATAAGTAAAACTCTTCTTTCGGTCTCCTCAAATGACAGAGGGGGAAGACTTCGCACCCTGATAAAGAATAAGATAAGACTGTAATAAATAGCCTGCACCCCAaagagcaaatttaaaaaaaccaaaacaacaaacaccccccccccccaaccaaaacaaccccaccaAACCCAGAGAATACATTTCATTCATGCAATGTCTGAGGTTTTCCACAGTCATTCTAACAGAAAATcgtgttactctttttttttttttactacttttagCAGGGGCAAATAAAATTTGCTTTCCACATTTTTGTCCTGGTAGAATTAGACAAGGTTTGGTACCAAGGCTGGCACCATGTTGcagttttgcagagaaagaaatgggaagcGTTTCTACCATGACTGCAAGCGCACGGTGAAAGACAGTCTTACTTACCTGTTGTTATCCGAGTACTTAACTGGTGGTATAAAATCCTCAATTGGAATCATTTCTGGGGCGAGTTTTTCCaactttttaatcttctttttcatACGATCCTTCTGTGCTTGCTCTCTCTTTAAatccactttcttcttcttctttggtTGTGCTCTACAAGGGAAATAATTACATGAATGAAAGAAGATACTTTGTCACTTAATTCAACACCAGCAACTTTCACTTCCGCTTTACCTTTCTAAGGACTGTTCTTTCCCATTGCTTAATTTGGTCCCTAGCAGGAGTTCCAGCCATTAGCTTTACTCAAGTAATGCAATTTCCAGGAGACAGTAATATGTCTGCAGAGAGAACTGCACCTGCCTGAGAAAAGCAACCTCCAATGTTGTGCTGCACATCAGAATGACCTGAGGAAGCTCCACAGAAACTGAACTGGAATTGTTTTGGGCTAGCTCAGAGTGCAGCAGAGCAGGTAACAGGTTTATCTGCAAATATTCCTGTCATCTCACATTTAAGAAGAGAGTGAGGGGTTTTACACATGCTCTTAAAATTTCCGCATGTAGAACCAAATTCAAGGTGCAGATGTTACTCTTCTCCGCGCAGATCCAGTATACCCAAGATAACGTTTGCCACGCTCCCCAAACACAAGCCAGTCCTCACAGTGGATGTACGGGACATCGCTCCTGCCTTGCAGATCAAACAAACCACCTTTATGGTGCGAGAGAATCTCTCTGATGGTACCTAACAGCTACcaggatattttaaaatccagttgcATCAAAACACAAGACATGGACACCAACACGTAACATACACGTAAATGCGGGCTAGCACTTTACAGTGAAGTATTTTCGGTTCAGCTAGGCTTTCACTTCCGTCGTTGCTCAAAAGGGAATTCTGGAGCACAGCCTAAATCCAAACATCTCCAGCCACGTTCTGTGGCTGAGGAAGCAAACACAACTACACACAGGCATAAAGCCATAATTGTATAGGTTACCATTAAACTCTCAAGAGGCCGACGGTTCTTAGCTACTTTTACATACCGTGACTTAAAAGCAAACTTCTGTAGTTAAAAGTTAATCCTGACTTGGGAAAATCTGTGTTCCCCTGAGGGTGAAAACACTTCCAGGTAACTCCACGGCAGCGGCGCTCACCTCGTGGGGAGAGACGCCCTGAGCGCCAGCAGCGAGGTCTGCCAGTGACTTCCTCGGAGCGGAACCGTCTGGGGCAGCCAAGaacttaagaagaaaaaggaacataaagCGTGAGGAAAAACTGACTTTGACGACACCAATTCTGCAAAATCCAAGAGCTATTTATGTGTCATAAATGACAAGTTTCGAATCATCTTTTGCTCCGAGACTCATGACAGCACCCGGTGTTTGCCCAGCAACGATAACCTCACACTCTTCAGCAAGGTCACCAAGCCCAACATTTGGGCTGCTCGGTGCTGAGGATCCACGGCGCACCGAGGGACGGCGCAGATACATTTTTTAAGCCTACGAGCAGCTTGGAGTAATTTTATTCCGAAGCTCCGACGGCGGCCTCCTCGCAGCGCTGCTTCTGCGGCAGCAAAGCCAGCGCCGGCCGGTCCCGGCGGGCAGAGGCGCCGCTGCTCAGGCCTCGGCGGGTgccgggggggagccgggcccagcgcCCGCGCACCGGCCGCTCAAGGGGCGGAGCCGGGCCGGCGCACACCgcgtcccgctcccgccgccggagCGCAGGCCCAGGCCGCCGAGGGAGCCCCGGGCGAGCGAGGCCCGcccgggacggggacggggaccaggCCCAGGGCTCGCCGGGAGAgggtggggccggggcgggaacCCCGAGCAAGGGGCGCTTCGCTGGTCTCCCTTCCCCGCGGGCCCGGCGCAGGGCGGCCGCAGCGGCCGGACCCCGAGAGCCGCCGCAGCCCTACCTGAGCCCCCGGctcgcccgggccgccgccgccgccgccgccgccaacaTGGCTCCCTGAACGGCGCCCGCGGTGCGCCCGCactccccgccggccgcgcccgccTCCCGCGCGCCCTGTTCCGGCCCACGAGCGTTCCGCCCGCGCTGCGAGGCCCGGGGGAAGGGACGGgaaggccccgccccgccccgccccgccccgccccgcccccgccatcgccccgctccgcccggcagggggcgcccgcccgctcccgcccgcccggccgggggggcggggcggcggcgcctcgcGGGATCTCGCCCCCCGCCGGCCGAGGCGGGGGAACGCCGGGGCTCGGGGGCGGCTGTTTCCCGCCGGGCCGGTTAGGCCGTTGCCAGGCGCCGAGTTCCGGCGTTGCCGGGAGCCGCCGGGAGCCGAGCGGGGGatgcggccgggcggcgggggctgcggcacGGGCGGCGCCGGGGCATGGAGCGGCGCTGAGGCGGCTCCggccggcggagggggcgggcagagcgggcagagCGGCGCGCGGCGGGGGCCCATGGTGGCCGGCGGCCGCTGAGCTCCGCCGCTCGCTCGGCCGCGGAGGCAGCCCGGGCGGAGCCGCCCTGGGGTCCCGAGGGCGGAGGCCGGCGGGGGCCCCGGGCGGGGAACAATGAAGCTCCTGAAGCCGACCTGGGTCAACCACAATGGTgagggccgcgccgccgggcagcaggtgccgcggggccgggcgggcaggtgcggcgggggggggggggggagcgggccgcgggtgggggccggcggcggcggggccggggccggggcgcggcacACGCGCGGGGCGAGTTCGGACgcgggcgaggggcggccggggtgggggggggagccgggcgtGGCGGGCGGGGCCGTCCGCCTGGCACCCTGCGGGGCTGCCGCGGCGTGctcggggccccgccgccgccgggagccgcggTCGCGtacgcggggcggcggcgggcaggtgccgcggggcgggagcggggagcagcgAGTTCCGGCCGCGATGTCCCGGTGGGCTGgtgcgggggc is a window of Mycteria americana isolate JAX WOST 10 ecotype Jacksonville Zoo and Gardens chromosome 13, USCA_MyAme_1.0, whole genome shotgun sequence DNA encoding:
- the C13H22orf39 gene encoding synaptic plasticity regulator PANTS — its product is MAGGEGWRPPRSCEDYWWEWKHCRGLRHAFHHYYAHGEMPACGRWRDDYEACRAWESGRAAAAQEALCKSERARVMEKQKYAPVWTLRKSPPPDWYLPLDQDKPN
- the MRPL40 gene encoding large ribosomal subunit protein mL40, with amino-acid sequence MLAAAAAAAARASRGLSSWLPQTVPLRGSHWQTSLLALRASLPTRAQPKKKKKVDLKREQAQKDRMKKKIKKLEKLAPEMIPIEDFIPPVKYSDNNRVRSLPPLSFEETERRVLLMKKWCVFKQKQDKAEKKAIQTLVEAQQEALKELRLESEELYQAAIRRDEGLFPFERDGPNYTPPLPGYDPPEGKCIDITKVYTQ